The genomic region catgtttataaacatatataagcttttacattaatatatttttttgaaatttttaggggtttagggttttaagaatTATGAATTTAGGGTTAAAAGGTTTTGAGAAAGCCATATGGCCGGTGTCGATTTTAACAGCTTAAtggtaacttaaatgaaaacttctaattttaattaatataaataaataaatcaattaaataataaataggtaaataatttttttgcggcgctttctaaaaaatgccactaaatgaatagcattagcggcgtttttaaaaaaagcgccgctaaaggcctgagaattagcggcgcatcaataaaaacgccgctaaatcccagaacattagcggcgcttacttaaaaacgccgctaaaagcccagaacattagcggcgcttacataaaaacgccgctaaagcccggaacattagcggcgcttaaataaaaatgccgctaaagcccagAACATTAGCGACGCTtacataaaaacgccgctaaagtcccgaacattagcggcgcttacataaaaacgccgctaaagcccccgAAAAGTCagaaaacggtgtcgttgggttccgatttttgcggcgttttttttaaaacgccactaattatattttttgtggcgttttataTAAAGCGCCGTTATTTctcgatttttagcggcgttttctatctaaacgccgcaaaatgtgccgctaaaaacctgttttggtgtagtgagcTTACGTCTTATCGGAAAGATTTAAcgttttatgaaattttataaattattctaGAAGGATAAAATCATCAATATTGATTCGATGCATGAATTCATGTAATTTGTTTCAATGGCGGAGCATTTAATGATGTGACTTTGTATTTGTGTTGTTGATGTTTctataaaatttacttttttggtGCAAAATGTTTTTGGTATGACTTGATTTTAGGCAATGATACAATGTTGtttttggacttaatttacatatcaataaaagaaaagggattTCTATTGctgaaatctgaaaagaaacACCAAAAAAACAGGATGTGGTAAGTCTAAATTCCCTCAAATACATCATCAACCACCCAAAAGATGGTCGTCTCCTCTCAACTCAACCCCATATTGAGGTTCTTACCAAATTCCAGCTCTGGTCTTTTATCTAAACTAGGGTTGAGGTTTTGCTTGGAATTTCATACCCAGATTCTCCTCCCAGTATTACTATTTATTTGGGTTTACAACGAAAACCCTGCAAGTCAAACAAAATAGACCAAATAATTGACCTTTTCTTTTGACAATTATGATGACAACAGTAACAAACAGACAGTACTTCCtacttaaagaaaatgaagaaaccaaaaataaaagggttaacAAGTGAAAAGAAGGACAAGCCCAGATGATTAAAAAAGAAAGCAAGATTAAGGAAGGATATAGGAATTAGTATTATATTACAATAGCAGTGGCTGTGTATTGATATGCACTCTCTCCATCTCATTAACACTTTTGTCGGTTTTTAGTTGATCATTCATCCTCCTCTTTTCACTCTCTTCTTCGCCAATATCCTCTCTCGTGGAGTTCGGGGGGCAAAATTAATTACTTCACCCTCCCCTGCTTGTCCTTTCTTCTTCCATTATTCCTCCTTTTTCTGCTCTGGAAATCTTCTAAGCTTGTAGCTAAGCTAAGCTAAACTAAACTTCTAAGACATGGATCTTCTTCACTCCTTTAGCTCATTAGCTCTTATTCTGTATCTCATTGTCTTAACTCTGAACTCTAAAGGTTAAACCCAGCTCTCTCCTTTTTTCTGGGAGTCTCTCAAGCATCGTGGTTTCTTATATTTACACTAAAAACCCCatctgttttttttctttctttcaggTGCATTAGGTGCTTCTTTCACATTTGTCAATCGATGTGGCTACACGGTGTGGCCTGGGATATTAGCAAATGCAGGCAGTCCTACACTCGACAGCACTGGGTTCGAGCTACCAAAGGACTCATCTCGTTCATTTCAAGCCCCAACTGGCTGGTCCGGTCGTTTTTGGGGTCGAACGGGCTGCACATTTTACGGATCCGGGTCTGGTACGTGCGTAACGGGCGACTGCGGGTCGGGTCAGATGGAATGTAACGGACTCGGAGCTGCTCCGCCCGTGACTCTGGCTGAGTTCACTCTGGGAACAGGTGGGCAAGATTTTTACGACGTCAGCCTTGTTGATGGCTACAATATCCCCATGATCGTTGAAGGCAGTGGTGGGTCAGGTCTTTGTGCTTCGACGGGGTGTACAACTGACTTGAACCGTCAATGCCCGTCGGAGCTCCGGGTTGGAGACGGTGACGCTTGCAAGAGCGCGTGTGAGGCATTCGGGAGTCCCGAGTATTGTTGCAGTGGCGCGTATAGCACACCTGCCACATGTAAGCCTTCAGTTTATTCTGAGATGTTCAAGGCCGCTTGTCCCAGATCTTACAGCTATGCATACGATGATGCTACAAGCACTTTCACGTGTACTGGAGCAGATTATACGGTTACCTTTTGTCCCTCTTCTCCTAGGTAAATGATTcacttgctttttttttttttaaattgctGTCTAAACTCTGAATATGATGAAGATTATAGTGATTATTAACCCTTTTAATGTTTCCAACGATGTGGGATTTTGTTGCAGTCAAAAATCTTCGAGAGATGCTACGCCAGCTACAGAAGCTACCCCAGTGACAGGCTCAACGTCACAAGGGTCAGGGACACAGCCCGGGTTTACTTATTCTGGTAATGGATATGGATA from Gossypium raimondii isolate GPD5lz chromosome 1, ASM2569854v1, whole genome shotgun sequence harbors:
- the LOC105785894 gene encoding thaumatin-like protein 1, with product MDLLHSFSSLALILYLIVLTLNSKGALGASFTFVNRCGYTVWPGILANAGSPTLDSTGFELPKDSSRSFQAPTGWSGRFWGRTGCTFYGSGSGTCVTGDCGSGQMECNGLGAAPPVTLAEFTLGTGGQDFYDVSLVDGYNIPMIVEGSGGSGLCASTGCTTDLNRQCPSELRVGDGDACKSACEAFGSPEYCCSGAYSTPATCKPSVYSEMFKAACPRSYSYAYDDATSTFTCTGADYTVTFCPSSPSQKSSRDATPATEATPVTGSTSQGSGTQPGFTYSGNGYGYSVSGYGYPGSGSSTGSGSGQTMLTDGSWLAGLAMGDSPRTIPSPTFLLPFALMASTALCFLFSLVHL